The proteins below are encoded in one region of Candidatus Dadabacteria bacterium:
- a CDS encoding cysteine desulfurase — translation MSPDNGHSIYLDYNATTPLDPRVLEEMIPYLAGNYGNPSSIHSPGSVARAAVDYARERVSGYLGARPGEIVFTSGGSESNNFAIKGLAYALSDRGNHLVTTVVEHASCLEVFRFLERRGFEVTYLPVDSFGRVFPEQFREAITERTILVSCMYVNNETGVVSPIRDIGEIARERGVVFHTDAVQALGKMEIDLTGLPVDMASFSAHKICGPKGAGALYLKKGIGLEPFVHGGGQERGKRSGTENVAAVCGFGYACELLRGELETENERLGKLRDRLFEELSRRVGDVYLNGHPDTRVSNTLNVGFPDTPGDSVVMNLDTAGVAVSTGSACSEGNVDPSHVLVAMGLEEQEALCSVRFSFGRFTRSEEIDRVIELLPAIVERIRTLQDF, via the coding sequence TGTCGCCTGATAACGGACATTCCATATATCTTGACTATAACGCGACTACGCCTCTTGACCCGCGCGTTTTGGAAGAGATGATTCCATATCTTGCCGGAAATTATGGGAATCCTTCCAGCATTCATTCTCCCGGAAGCGTTGCGCGCGCGGCGGTTGATTACGCCCGCGAAAGGGTATCAGGTTATCTCGGGGCGAGGCCGGGAGAAATAGTTTTTACCTCCGGGGGCAGTGAAAGCAACAATTTCGCCATAAAAGGCTTGGCCTACGCTCTTTCTGACAGGGGTAACCACCTGGTTACGACCGTGGTCGAGCACGCCTCGTGTCTTGAAGTGTTCAGGTTTCTTGAACGCAGGGGTTTCGAAGTCACCTATCTTCCCGTGGATTCCTTCGGACGGGTCTTCCCCGAGCAGTTCCGGGAAGCGATTACCGAGCGCACGATTCTTGTTTCCTGCATGTACGTGAATAACGAGACCGGAGTTGTAAGTCCGATTCGCGATATAGGGGAAATTGCCCGCGAGAGGGGGGTGGTTTTCCATACAGATGCGGTTCAGGCTCTGGGAAAGATGGAAATCGATCTTACCGGTCTGCCGGTTGACATGGCGTCTTTTTCCGCCCACAAGATATGCGGTCCTAAGGGGGCGGGAGCTCTTTACTTGAAAAAAGGGATTGGCCTTGAGCCTTTCGTGCACGGCGGGGGGCAGGAGAGGGGAAAGAGATCGGGAACGGAGAACGTAGCGGCCGTCTGCGGATTCGGTTATGCGTGCGAGCTTCTGCGCGGGGAGCTTGAGACGGAAAACGAAAGACTGGGGAAGCTGCGGGACCGTCTTTTCGAGGAGCTTTCCCGGAGAGTAGGGGATGTTTACCTGAACGGACATCCCGACACCAGAGTCTCCAACACCCTTAACGTTGGCTTTCCAGACACTCCGGGTGATTCGGTGGTAATGAATCTCGATACTGCCGGAGTGGCGGTTTCAACTGGTTCTGCCTGCTCCGAGGGAAACGTTGACCCTTCCCACGTGTTGGTTGCCATGGGGCTCGAAGAACAGGAAGCGCTCTGCTCGGTCAGGTTCAGCTTCGGCCGTTTTACCCGTTCGGAGGAAATCGACAGGGTGATCGAACTTCTTCCCGCGATAGTGGAGAGAATAAGGACGCTTCAGGATTTCTGA